One segment of Rhodopirellula baltica SH 1 DNA contains the following:
- a CDS encoding RluA family pseudouridine synthase, translated as MPLTSVSTTVDETNEGRVDIIVRELSETSRSQARGMIDHGCVMINGSPCKSVGTTVKPGDLVAVRYDKHQRYREKKRQWDDRTFEIVFEDEHIIVVNKSAGTLTVPTDRGEPNSLVDRVSIYLSYSKSKKEAFVVHRLDRETSGLLVFGKHEPIADLLIEQFKDRRPTRVFHAIVAGNVSEDEGTFESHLATGSNLDRYETRPGKDTDQAITHYKVVRRLAERESSHGEETTLIEAQLETSKRNQVRVQFANAGHPVLGDPRYKPKEATHARWHRKRMALHASTLGFFHPVSGEPVNFDTPLPSAMEKFVAGARGRSDRKA; from the coding sequence ATGCCGCTGACCAGCGTTTCGACCACCGTTGATGAAACCAACGAGGGACGTGTCGATATCATCGTCCGAGAACTCTCCGAAACCTCCCGCAGCCAAGCCCGCGGGATGATCGATCACGGATGTGTGATGATCAACGGATCGCCGTGCAAGAGCGTTGGAACGACGGTCAAACCAGGCGATCTGGTCGCTGTTCGATACGACAAGCATCAGCGTTATCGAGAGAAAAAACGTCAATGGGATGACCGTACGTTCGAAATCGTTTTTGAGGACGAACACATTATCGTGGTCAACAAGTCGGCGGGCACGCTGACCGTTCCGACGGATCGTGGTGAACCCAACAGTTTGGTCGATCGCGTCTCAATCTACCTGAGCTATTCCAAATCGAAGAAGGAAGCGTTCGTTGTCCATCGCTTGGATCGCGAAACATCCGGTTTGCTCGTCTTTGGCAAACATGAGCCGATCGCAGATTTGCTGATCGAACAGTTCAAGGATCGTCGCCCGACGCGAGTGTTCCACGCGATCGTGGCAGGAAATGTTTCCGAAGATGAAGGCACGTTTGAATCGCACTTGGCCACCGGCAGCAATCTCGATCGCTACGAAACCCGCCCCGGCAAAGACACCGACCAAGCCATCACGCATTACAAGGTCGTCCGTCGCTTGGCCGAACGAGAATCCAGTCACGGCGAAGAAACGACGCTGATCGAAGCCCAGTTGGAAACCAGCAAACGGAACCAAGTTCGCGTGCAGTTCGCCAACGCCGGTCACCCTGTTTTGGGCGATCCACGGTACAAACCCAAAGAAGCAACCCACGCACGTTGGCATCGCAAACGAATGGCATTGCATGCCAGCACGCTGGGGTTCTTCCATCCCGTCTCTGGTGAACCGGTGAACTTCGACACGCCACTGCCCAGTGCGATGGAAAAGTTTGTTGCCGGAGCACGTGGTCGCAGCGACCGGAAAGCCTGA